The stretch of DNA GAGCGGTGGTCGCTGCGCGGCCGCGGCCGCACGTGGAGCGTCGAGATCGAGGGCGCCTCCCCGCTGGACTCGGCCCACGTGCTGCCGGTTCCGCTCCCCGCCGAGCGTCGCAACATTCCCGGCGCCCTCGAGCACCTCGGCGGGTCGATGAGTGTCACGGTCCGCCGCCGTGGTGAGCTCGTCTGGGCGGACGAATCGCCCCTCGCCGCGTTGGAGCACGGCGGGATCGAGCGGGCGCGCGCGGAACTGCGGAGGCGGGGTGCGCCGACGGACGCGATGTCGGCGCCACCCCTCAGCTGATCACCTCGAGTTCGGGTGGCTGCAACGCCTCGACGATCTCGTCGGTCTCCGCGTGCAGAACCCCGATCCCTCCGGCCTCCTCCAGGTGACGCGCGTCGACGCCCGAGATCGCATCGGCTGCGACGAGCACCCTGTAGTCCCGCTCGCTGGCGTCGACGATCGTGGCGCGCGGACAGTTGGGGTAGTTGCACCCCGCGATCACCACGGTGTCGACCCGCCACCGGCGCAGGTGCTCGTCGAGCCCGGTGCGGTAGAACGAACTCCACCGCGGCTTGAACAGGATGTGCTCGGTGGGCGAGACGGTCTGGAGGTCGCCGGCCAGGAGCGATCCCGGGTCGAGGCCCGGCACTCCCAGCGCGGGCGCCACCTGGGATCCGGCGGTGCCCGGCCTGGCGAGGTCCAGTCCGGCCGCGATCACGCGGCGCCGGCACAGGTCCACGTCTTCGCCCTCGTACAACCGGACGACGTGCACGATCGGGACCGCGGACTCCCGGTAAGCGTCCACGAGACGCGCGATCGCGGGCAGCACCGCCGAGGTTCCCGGGACGGGGGCCGTCCCGCCGTCCACGAAGTCCACCTGCATGTCGACGACGAGCAGCGCGGACCGGCCGAGATCGGGAGCGAGGAACGGATCCGAGTTCTGCCGCCAATGGGTCACGCAGCAAATCTAACGCTCACGCGGTCGCTGTAGCCGGAATCACAGGGACCGGACCATCGGCATGAAACGCGGGTTTGGGACCATGGAACGGGTGGGGTAGTGCGAGAAGGGTCCCGACCGATGACTGTGAGCGATGAGAACTGGCCGATGATCGGCGCGACCGGGGCGCGCTTCGGTTCGGCCGGCCGGCGCCGAAGCGGCAGGAAAGAGCAGTCGCCGACGGCAGAGCCGAGCCCGTCGCAGGCGGTCGAGTGGGTGGAGCCCGGCCGGGCCGAGGCCGTTCCCGAGCAGGACGAGGCCGTGTCCGAGCGCGCGCCCGAGCCCGCCGAGTGGGCGGAGACCGAGGAGACCGTCTCCATCGTCCGGCCGTTCATTCTCACGGGCGGGCGGACCGAGTCCGGGGTCGATCTGCCGCTGGAGGCGGTCATCGTCGCCCGCGCGGACGGGGACGCCGTCGTGGACGCGATGCCGGCGCCGGACGAACCGCGCCGTGTCTTCGCGCTGTGCTCCGAACCGCGGTCGGTGGCCGAGATCGCATCGCTCGCGTCGATCCCGCTCGGGGTCGCGCGTGTACTCGTCGGCGACCTCGCGGCGGCCGGGGCGGTCACCGTCAACGAGACGGCCGGGTCCACCGGCCCGGACCGGAAGCTGATGGAACGGGTCCTCGACGGGCTGCGCAAACTCTGAACGCCCGGTCGCGGAGACGGATGCACGCGAATTCGTCAGCCGCACAGTCTATTG from Rhodococcus opacus B4 encodes:
- a CDS encoding cysteine hydrolase family protein — its product is MTHWRQNSDPFLAPDLGRSALLVVDMQVDFVDGGTAPVPGTSAVLPAIARLVDAYRESAVPIVHVVRLYEGEDVDLCRRRVIAAGLDLARPGTAGSQVAPALGVPGLDPGSLLAGDLQTVSPTEHILFKPRWSSFYRTGLDEHLRRWRVDTVVIAGCNYPNCPRATIVDASERDYRVLVAADAISGVDARHLEEAGGIGVLHAETDEIVEALQPPELEVIS
- a CDS encoding DUF742 domain-containing protein; this translates as MTVSDENWPMIGATGARFGSAGRRRSGRKEQSPTAEPSPSQAVEWVEPGRAEAVPEQDEAVSERAPEPAEWAETEETVSIVRPFILTGGRTESGVDLPLEAVIVARADGDAVVDAMPAPDEPRRVFALCSEPRSVAEIASLASIPLGVARVLVGDLAAAGAVTVNETAGSTGPDRKLMERVLDGLRKL